The Streptomyces sp. NBC_01689 genome includes a window with the following:
- a CDS encoding DUF6274 family protein, whose product MAASARHETRALLRAHLSAASGYRHLTRHCPICHQLLRLATEPAALGEEDEMAAEDETPSKA is encoded by the coding sequence ATGGCGGCATCGGCCCGGCACGAGACGCGCGCCCTGCTCCGCGCCCATTTGTCGGCCGCCTCCGGGTACCGCCATCTGACGCGGCACTGCCCGATCTGCCATCAGCTCCTGCGACTGGCCACGGAACCCGCGGCGCTCGGGGAGGAGGACGAGATGGCGGCCGAGGACGAGACTCCCTCCAAGGCCTGA
- the hrpA gene encoding ATP-dependent RNA helicase HrpA → MSTHPAPALGDLAPRLAELSLRDAHRLGRRLEGARRIRKPEARSAVFAEIDAEVTRAETRMAERRSRVPAVTYPEQLPVSQKKTDIADAIRDHQVVIVAGETGSGKTTQIPKICLELGRGVRGMIGHTQPRRIAARTVAERVAEELDTPLGQAVGWKVRFTDQVDPDGTFVKLMTDGILLAEIQTDRELRAYDTIIIDEAHERSLNIDFLLGYLAQLLPKRPDLKVVITSATIDPERFSRHFGDAPIVEVSGRTYPVEVRYRPLLEEEGDDADRDQITAITDAVEELQAEGKGDILVFLSGEREIRDTADALTKKNYRFTEVLPLYARLSHAEQHRVFQPHTGRRIVLATNVAETSLTVPGIKYVIDPGTARISRYSHRTKVQRLPIEPVSQASANQRKGRCGRTSDGICIRLYSEDDFAARPEFTDAEILRTNLASVILQMTAAGLGDIEKFPFIDPPDHRNIRDGVQLLQELGALDPEQKDARKRLTDTGRKLAQLPVDPRLARMVLEADKNGCAREVMVIAAALSIQDPRERPSDKQTQADQQHARFRDETSDFLAFLNLWRYVREQQRERGSSAFRRMCKQEFLNFLRIREWQDIYTQLRTVAKQMGIHLNEEDAAGQAVHVSLLAGLLSHVGMKDVKETGGESGRGGGKNEYLGARGAKFAVFPGSALFKKPPRFVMSAELVETSRLWARVNARIEPEWVEPLAGHLLKRTYSEPHWEKDQAAVMAYEKVTLYGVPIVAQRKVNYGRIDPETSRELFIRNALVEGDWRTHHKFFADNRRLLTEVEELEHRARRRDILVDDETLFDFYDQRVPEHVVSGAHFDSWWKHKRRDEPELLDFERSMLINEKAGAVTKDDYPDSWRQGRLKFRVTYQFEPGADADGVTVHIPLQVLNQVTDEGFDWQIPGLREDVVTELIRSLPKPIRRNYVPAPNVARAFLDRAVPLQEPLTTTMARELKRMVGVTLTADDFDWSRVPDHLKITFRIVDERRRNLAEDKDLQALQLQLKPKARKAISQAAAATAEREGGESLERTGLTDWTIGSLARVFETRRAGQPVKAYPALVDDGDTVSVRLFDTEAEQAEAMWKGTRRLILRNIPVNPGKFASDKLTNAQKLALSANPHGTVQALFDDCATAAADKLIGDFGGPAWDEESYRKLYDRVRAEIVDTTVRTVGQVQQVLAAWQACERRLKGVRSTVLLANLADVRGQLDALVKPGFVTATGLRRLADLMRYLVAADRRLQQMPTNVQRDTTRMEKVHEMRDEYAWLLEQLPQGRPVPRQVLDIRWMIEELRVSYFAHALGTAYPVSDKRIVKAIDAAAP, encoded by the coding sequence ATGTCTACGCACCCTGCCCCCGCCCTCGGCGATCTCGCCCCCCGCCTGGCCGAGCTGTCCCTGCGCGACGCGCACCGGCTCGGCCGCAGGCTCGAGGGCGCGCGCCGGATCCGCAAGCCCGAGGCCCGCTCCGCCGTGTTCGCCGAGATCGACGCGGAGGTCACCAGGGCCGAGACCCGCATGGCCGAGCGCCGCTCCCGCGTGCCCGCCGTCACGTACCCCGAGCAGCTCCCGGTCAGCCAGAAGAAGACGGACATCGCCGACGCCATACGCGACCACCAGGTCGTGATCGTCGCCGGTGAGACCGGCTCCGGCAAGACCACGCAGATCCCCAAGATCTGCCTCGAACTCGGCCGCGGCGTCCGCGGCATGATCGGCCACACCCAGCCCCGCCGCATCGCCGCCCGCACGGTGGCCGAGCGGGTCGCCGAGGAGCTGGACACCCCGCTCGGCCAGGCCGTCGGCTGGAAGGTGCGCTTCACCGACCAGGTCGACCCGGACGGCACCTTCGTCAAGCTCATGACGGACGGCATCCTGCTCGCCGAGATCCAGACCGACCGCGAGCTGCGCGCCTACGACACGATCATCATCGACGAGGCCCACGAGCGGTCCCTCAACATCGACTTCCTGCTGGGCTACCTCGCCCAGCTGCTTCCCAAGCGGCCGGACCTCAAGGTCGTCATCACCTCCGCGACCATCGACCCCGAGCGCTTCTCCCGGCACTTCGGCGACGCCCCCATCGTCGAGGTCAGCGGCCGCACCTACCCCGTGGAGGTCCGCTACCGCCCCCTGCTGGAGGAGGAGGGCGACGACGCGGACCGCGACCAGATCACCGCGATCACCGACGCCGTGGAGGAGCTGCAGGCCGAGGGCAAGGGCGACATCCTCGTCTTCCTCTCCGGCGAGCGCGAGATCCGCGACACGGCGGACGCGCTCACCAAGAAGAACTACCGCTTCACCGAGGTCCTCCCCCTCTACGCCCGTCTCTCCCACGCCGAGCAGCACCGGGTCTTCCAGCCGCACACCGGCCGCCGGATCGTGCTGGCGACGAACGTCGCGGAGACCTCGCTCACCGTCCCGGGCATCAAGTACGTCATCGACCCGGGCACCGCCCGCATCTCCCGCTACAGCCACCGCACCAAGGTCCAGCGCCTGCCGATCGAACCCGTCTCGCAGGCCAGCGCCAACCAGCGCAAGGGCCGCTGCGGACGTACTTCCGACGGCATCTGCATCCGCCTGTACTCCGAGGACGACTTCGCCGCCCGGCCGGAGTTCACGGACGCCGAGATCCTCCGCACGAACCTGGCGAGCGTCATCCTCCAGATGACCGCGGCCGGCCTCGGCGACATCGAGAAGTTCCCCTTCATCGACCCGCCGGACCACCGCAACATCCGTGACGGCGTCCAGCTGCTCCAGGAACTGGGCGCGCTGGACCCGGAACAGAAGGACGCGCGCAAGCGCCTCACCGACACCGGCCGCAAACTTGCCCAGCTCCCCGTCGACCCCCGCCTGGCCCGGATGGTGCTGGAGGCCGACAAGAACGGCTGCGCGCGCGAGGTCATGGTGATCGCCGCGGCGCTGTCCATCCAGGACCCGCGCGAGCGCCCCTCCGACAAGCAGACGCAGGCCGACCAGCAGCACGCCCGCTTCCGCGACGAGACCAGCGACTTCCTCGCCTTCCTGAACCTGTGGCGGTACGTCCGCGAGCAGCAGCGGGAGCGCGGTTCCTCCGCCTTCCGCCGCATGTGCAAGCAGGAGTTCCTGAACTTCCTCCGCATCCGCGAGTGGCAGGACATCTACACCCAGCTGCGCACGGTGGCCAAGCAGATGGGCATCCATCTGAACGAGGAGGACGCGGCCGGCCAGGCCGTCCATGTCTCGCTCCTGGCGGGCCTGCTCTCGCACGTCGGTATGAAGGACGTGAAGGAGACCGGCGGCGAGAGCGGCCGTGGCGGCGGCAAGAACGAGTACCTGGGTGCCCGCGGCGCCAAGTTCGCGGTCTTCCCCGGTTCGGCGCTCTTCAAGAAGCCCCCGCGTTTCGTGATGTCGGCCGAGCTGGTGGAGACGTCCCGGCTGTGGGCGCGGGTCAACGCGCGGATCGAGCCCGAGTGGGTCGAGCCCCTGGCCGGTCACCTCCTCAAGCGGACGTACAGCGAACCGCACTGGGAGAAGGACCAGGCGGCCGTGATGGCCTACGAGAAGGTCACGCTGTACGGCGTGCCGATCGTCGCCCAGCGGAAGGTCAACTACGGGCGGATCGACCCGGAGACCTCGCGCGAGCTCTTCATCCGCAACGCCCTCGTCGAGGGCGACTGGCGCACGCACCACAAGTTCTTCGCGGACAACCGCAGACTGCTGACCGAGGTGGAGGAGCTGGAGCACCGCGCCCGGCGCCGGGACATCCTGGTCGACGACGAGACACTCTTCGACTTCTACGACCAGCGGGTGCCGGAACACGTCGTGTCCGGGGCGCACTTCGACTCCTGGTGGAAGCACAAGCGCCGGGACGAGCCCGAGCTCCTCGACTTCGAACGTTCGATGCTCATCAACGAGAAGGCGGGGGCCGTCACCAAGGACGACTACCCCGACTCGTGGCGGCAGGGGCGTCTCAAGTTCCGTGTGACCTACCAGTTCGAGCCGGGCGCGGACGCCGACGGCGTGACCGTCCACATCCCGCTCCAGGTCCTGAACCAGGTGACGGACGAGGGCTTCGACTGGCAGATCCCCGGCCTGCGGGAGGACGTCGTGACGGAGCTGATCCGTTCCCTCCCCAAGCCGATCCGCCGCAACTACGTGCCCGCCCCGAACGTCGCGCGGGCCTTCCTCGACCGTGCGGTCCCCCTCCAGGAGCCGCTGACGACGACGATGGCCCGCGAGCTGAAGCGCATGGTCGGTGTCACGCTCACCGCCGACGACTTCGACTGGTCCCGGGTCCCCGACCACCTCAAGATCACCTTCCGGATCGTCGACGAGCGGCGCCGCAACCTCGCCGAGGACAAGGACCTCCAGGCGCTGCAGCTCCAGCTGAAGCCGAAGGCCCGCAAGGCGATCTCGCAGGCCGCCGCGGCGACGGCGGAGCGCGAGGGCGGCGAGTCCCTGGAGCGCACGGGTCTCACGGACTGGACGATCGGCTCGCTGGCGCGCGTCTTCGAGACCCGCCGGGCGGGCCAGCCGGTCAAGGCTTACCCGGCCCTGGTGGACGACGGCGACACGGTCTCCGTGCGTCTCTTCGACACCGAGGCCGAGCAGGCCGAGGCCATGTGGAAGGGCACCCGGCGGCTGATCCTGCGGAACATCCCGGTGAACCCGGGCAAGTTCGCCTCGGACAAGCTGACGAACGCCCAGAAGCTCGCCCTGTCCGCCAATCCGCACGGCACCGTGCAGGCCCTCTTCGACGACTGCGCGACGGCCGCGGCGGACAAGCTGATCGGTGACTTCGGAGGCCCGGCGTGGGACGAGGAGTCGTACCGCAAGCTGTACGACAGGGTGCGCGCCGAGATCGTCGACACGACGGTCCGTACGGTCGGCCAGGTGCAGCAGGTGCTGGCCGCCTGGCAGGCCTGTGAGCGCCGCCTGAAGGGCGTCAGGAGCACCGTGCTGCTGGCCAACCTCGCGGACGTACGAGGGCAGCTGGACGCCCTCGTGAAGCCCGGCTTCGTCACGGCGACCGGTCTGCGGCGGCTGGCGGACCTCATGCGCTATCTGGTGGCCGCGGACCGCCGGCTGCAGCAGATGCCGACCAACGTCCAGCGGGACACCACCCGGATGGAGAAGGTCCACGAGATGCGGGACGAGTACGCCTGGCTCCTGGAGCAGTTGCCGCAGGGCCGTCCGGTCCCGCGACAGGTCCTGGACATCCGCTGGATGATCGAGGAGCTCAGGGTCAGCTATTTCGCCCACGCGCTCGGCACGGCGTACCCCGTCTCCGACAAGCGCATCGTGAAGGCGATCGACGCCGCGGCACCGTGA
- a CDS encoding metallophosphoesterase, whose product MARVPAAVTVPTTALARRCRALGSRVRRTPRVRPLAQELVQQPSPYARALGLTAVVLLGAWLGLLIVGNVRVPVGPMNTTMTLRPSVTGGTKINVSPLGALELDSHVAPVRLDVNVDQLDPVRAQVLVDHPERLSGLQEEVARDVEHGTLDLAVRSCVAVVSGATALGLAVYRRPRRALAAGGLALTLLAASGATAFATWNPDSVLEPKYSGLLSSAPSLVGNARSIVSEFDVYQKELARLVTNVTKLYDVTSTLPAYEPDPSTIRVLHVSDVHLNPAAWKIIASLVKQYDINVIVDSGDTMDHGTAAENGFLDPIADLGAPYVWVRGNHDSRVTQRYLEHLKNAHVLDDGRALTVAGLRFAGIGDPQFTPDRSVAPGGGAAEELAGARLASALRDQRAAGTPVDVAIAHEPSAARLTDGEVPLVLAGHLHHEQTEVMKYGTRLRVEGSTGGSGLRAIEGTYPDPIEASVLYLDRDTRRLQAWDEIRLGGLGLTTAEVSRHLPKENHPGALPSPSPTVPGASASTTPPTSPGPSRTAP is encoded by the coding sequence ATGGCCCGCGTCCCCGCTGCCGTAACCGTCCCCACGACCGCCCTGGCCCGCCGCTGCCGCGCCCTCGGCAGCCGCGTCCGCCGCACCCCGCGTGTCCGCCCCCTGGCCCAGGAACTCGTGCAGCAGCCGTCCCCGTACGCCCGAGCGCTCGGCCTGACGGCCGTCGTCCTGCTCGGCGCCTGGCTGGGCCTGCTCATCGTGGGCAACGTGCGCGTCCCGGTCGGCCCGATGAACACCACGATGACCCTGCGCCCGTCGGTGACCGGCGGCACGAAGATAAACGTCTCGCCGCTGGGCGCCCTCGAACTCGACAGCCATGTCGCCCCCGTCCGGCTCGACGTCAACGTCGACCAGCTGGACCCGGTCCGCGCACAGGTCCTGGTCGACCACCCGGAACGCCTCTCCGGCCTTCAGGAGGAGGTCGCGCGGGACGTCGAACACGGCACCCTCGACCTCGCCGTCCGGTCCTGCGTCGCGGTCGTCTCCGGGGCCACCGCGCTCGGCCTCGCGGTCTACCGCCGGCCCCGCCGCGCCCTGGCAGCCGGCGGACTGGCCCTCACCCTGCTCGCCGCCTCGGGGGCGACGGCCTTCGCCACCTGGAACCCGGACTCCGTGCTGGAGCCGAAGTACTCGGGCCTGCTCTCCTCCGCCCCCTCGCTGGTCGGCAACGCCCGCAGCATCGTCAGCGAGTTCGACGTCTACCAGAAGGAACTCGCCCGCCTGGTGACGAACGTGACGAAGCTGTACGACGTCACCTCCACGCTCCCGGCCTACGAACCGGACCCCAGCACCATCCGGGTCCTGCACGTCTCCGACGTCCACCTCAACCCGGCCGCCTGGAAGATCATCGCCTCGCTGGTGAAGCAGTACGACATCAACGTGATAGTCGACTCGGGCGACACCATGGACCACGGCACCGCGGCCGAGAACGGCTTCCTGGACCCGATAGCGGACCTGGGCGCCCCCTACGTCTGGGTCAGGGGCAACCACGACAGCCGCGTCACCCAGCGCTACCTGGAACACCTGAAGAACGCGCACGTCCTGGACGACGGCCGCGCGCTCACGGTCGCCGGCCTGCGCTTCGCGGGCATCGGGGACCCGCAGTTCACCCCCGACCGCTCGGTCGCGCCCGGCGGCGGCGCCGCGGAGGAACTGGCCGGCGCCCGCCTCGCCTCCGCCCTGCGCGACCAGCGCGCCGCGGGCACCCCCGTCGACGTCGCGATCGCCCACGAACCCTCCGCGGCCCGGCTGACGGACGGCGAGGTGCCCCTGGTCCTGGCCGGCCACCTGCACCACGAACAGACGGAGGTCATGAAGTACGGCACCCGCCTGCGCGTCGAGGGCTCGACGGGCGGCAGCGGACTGCGCGCGATCGAGGGCACCTACCCGGACCCCATCGAGGCCTCGGTCCTCTACCTGGACCGGGACACCCGCCGCCTCCAGGCCTGGGACGAGATCCGGCTGGGCGGCCTCGGGCTCACCACGGCCGAGGTCAGCCGCCACCTCCCGAAGGAGAACCACCCGGGCGCCCTCCCGTCCCCGTCACCCACGGTTCCCGGCGCCTCCGCCTCAACCACCCCGCCCACCTCTCCCGGCCCCTCGCGGACGGCCCCGTAA
- a CDS encoding metallopeptidase family protein has product MLEMTREEFEELVAESLDRIPPELTRLMDNVAVFVEDEPDPSDPELLGLYEGTPLTDRGEWYAGVLPDRITVYRGPTLRMCATREDVIAETEVTVVHEIAHHFGIDDERLHALGYG; this is encoded by the coding sequence GTGCTGGAGATGACGCGCGAGGAGTTCGAGGAACTGGTCGCCGAGTCGTTGGACCGGATTCCCCCGGAGCTGACACGGCTGATGGACAACGTGGCGGTGTTCGTCGAGGACGAGCCGGACCCGTCCGACCCGGAGCTGCTCGGGCTCTACGAGGGGACCCCGCTGACCGATCGCGGGGAGTGGTACGCGGGGGTGTTGCCGGACCGGATCACGGTCTACCGGGGTCCCACGCTGCGGATGTGCGCGACCCGGGAGGACGTGATCGCGGAGACCGAGGTGACCGTGGTGCACGAGATCGCCCACCACTTCGGGATCGACGACGAGAGGCTGCACGCGCTGGGCTACGGGTGA
- a CDS encoding DEAD/DEAH box helicase translates to MSVSSTDHVVVPENNEGVNVDTIEGVETTVETTEAVEASAPEITFADLGLPEGVVRKLAQNGVTSPFPIQAATIPDALAGKDILGRGRTGSGKTLSFGLPTLAQLAGGHTEKKKPRAVILTPTRELAMQVADALQPYGDVLGLKMKVVCGGTSMGNQIYALERGVDVLVATPGRLRDIINRGACSLENTQIAVLDEADQMSDLGFLPEVTELLDQIPAGGQRMLFSATMENEISTLVKRYLSNPVTHEVDSAQGNVTTMSHHILIVKPKDKAPVTAAIASRKGRTIIFVRTQLGADRIAEQLRDAGVKADALHGGMTQGARTRTLADFKDGYVNALVATDVAARGIHVDGIDLVLNVDPAGDHKDYLHRSGRTARAGRSGTVVSLSLPHQRRQIFRLMEDAGVDAARHIINSGTAFEPEVAEITGARSMTEVQAQSAGDAAQQAEREVTQLTKELERAQRRAAELRGEADRLVARAARERGEDPETAVAAAAEAVVEQAAAEAPAEAPAVESEQTAERPSYEQPRQRRDERGNYERRDNDRGGFRRDDNRGGGFNRDDRGGFRRDDRRDGDRGGFRRDNDRRDDRGGRSFERRDDNRGGGFNRDDRGGRSFERRDNDRGGFRRDDNRGGGFNRDDRGGRSPERRDGDRGGFRRDDRRDGDRGGFRRDNDRGTGGRSFERRDDRGGHRGSDRPFNRDRQGDRPSGGGFRTGGHDRPYARRDDHRGTGTGPGTGGGFRRDEKPRWKRNG, encoded by the coding sequence ATGTCTGTTTCCAGTACTGATCACGTCGTCGTGCCCGAGAACAACGAGGGCGTCAACGTCGACACCATCGAGGGCGTCGAGACCACCGTCGAGACCACGGAAGCCGTCGAGGCCTCCGCCCCCGAGATCACCTTCGCCGACCTCGGTCTCCCCGAGGGCGTCGTCCGCAAGCTCGCCCAGAACGGTGTGACCAGCCCGTTCCCGATCCAGGCCGCGACCATCCCGGACGCCCTGGCCGGCAAGGACATCCTCGGCCGCGGCCGCACCGGCTCCGGCAAGACCCTCTCCTTCGGTCTGCCGACCCTGGCGCAGCTCGCCGGCGGCCACACCGAGAAGAAGAAGCCGCGCGCCGTCATCCTGACGCCGACCCGTGAGCTGGCCATGCAGGTCGCCGACGCGCTGCAGCCCTACGGCGACGTCCTCGGCCTGAAGATGAAGGTCGTCTGCGGCGGTACGTCGATGGGCAACCAGATCTACGCCCTGGAGCGCGGCGTCGACGTCCTCGTCGCCACCCCGGGCCGTCTGCGCGACATCATCAACCGCGGCGCCTGCTCCCTGGAGAACACCCAGATCGCCGTCCTCGACGAGGCCGACCAGATGTCGGACCTGGGCTTCCTGCCCGAGGTCACCGAGCTGCTCGACCAGATCCCGGCCGGCGGCCAGCGGATGCTGTTCTCCGCCACGATGGAGAACGAGATCTCCACGCTGGTCAAGCGCTACCTGAGCAACCCGGTCACGCACGAGGTCGACAGCGCCCAGGGCAACGTCACGACCATGTCGCACCACATCCTCATCGTGAAGCCCAAGGACAAGGCGCCGGTCACCGCGGCGATCGCCTCCCGCAAGGGCCGCACGATCATCTTCGTCCGCACCCAGCTGGGCGCCGACCGCATCGCCGAGCAGCTCCGCGACGCCGGTGTGAAGGCCGACGCGCTGCACGGCGGCATGACGCAGGGCGCCCGTACGCGGACGCTGGCCGACTTCAAGGACGGTTACGTCAACGCGCTCGTCGCGACCGACGTCGCCGCCCGCGGCATCCACGTCGACGGCATCGACCTGGTCCTGAACGTGGACCCGGCCGGTGACCACAAGGACTACCTGCACCGCTCCGGCCGCACCGCGCGCGCCGGCCGCTCCGGCACCGTCGTGTCGCTGTCGCTGCCGCACCAGCGCCGCCAGATCTTCCGGCTGATGGAGGACGCGGGCGTCGACGCCGCGCGTCACATCATCAACTCCGGTACGGCCTTCGAGCCCGAGGTCGCCGAGATCACCGGCGCCCGGTCGATGACCGAGGTCCAGGCGCAGTCGGCGGGCGACGCCGCCCAGCAGGCCGAGCGCGAGGTCACGCAGCTCACCAAGGAGCTGGAGCGCGCGCAGCGTCGTGCCGCCGAGCTGCGCGGTGAGGCCGACCGTCTGGTCGCCCGTGCCGCGCGCGAGCGGGGCGAGGACCCGGAGACCGCGGTCGCCGCGGCCGCCGAGGCCGTGGTCGAGCAGGCGGCGGCCGAGGCTCCCGCCGAGGCGCCGGCCGTCGAGTCCGAGCAGACCGCGGAGCGTCCGTCCTACGAGCAGCCGCGTCAGCGCCGTGACGAGCGGGGCAACTACGAGCGTCGTGACAACGACCGTGGTGGTTTCCGCCGTGACGACAACCGCGGGGGCGGCTTCAACCGCGACGACCGCGGTGGTTTCCGCCGGGACGACCGCCGGGACGGTGACCGTGGTGGCTTCCGCCGCGACAACGACCGCCGGGACGACCGTGGCGGCCGCTCCTTCGAGCGCCGTGACGACAACCGCGGGGGCGGCTTCAACCGCGACGACCGTGGCGGCCGTTCTTTCGAGCGTCGTGACAACGACCGTGGTGGCTTCCGCCGTGACGACAACCGCGGGGGCGGCTTCAACCGCGACGACCGCGGCGGCCGTTCCCCCGAGCGCCGGGACGGCGACCGTGGCGGTTTCCGCCGGGACGACCGCCGGGACGGTGACCGTGGTGGCTTCCGCCGCGACAACGACCGTGGCACCGGCGGCCGTTCGTTCGAGCGCCGTGACGACCGTGGCGGCCACCGGGGAAGCGACCGTCCCTTCAACCGCGACCGTCAGGGCGACCGTCCCTCGGGCGGCGGCTTCCGTACCGGCGGCCACGACCGTCCCTACGCCCGCCGGGACGACCACCGCGGCACCGGCACCGGCCCGGGCACCGGCGGCGGCTTCCGCCGCGACGAGAAGCCGCGCTGGAAGCGCAACGGCTGA
- a CDS encoding amino acid permease, whose product MTNDVKASGPSDEERLAQLGYTQVLARRMSAFSNYAVSFTIISVLSGCLTLYLFGMNTGGPAVITWGWVAVGLMTLFVGLAMAEICSAYPTSAGLYFWAHRLAPERSAAAWAWFTGWFNVLGQVAVTAGIDFGAASFLGAYLNLQFDFEVTPGRTILLFAGILVLHGLLNTFGVRIVALLNDISVWWHVLGVGVIVGALAFVPDHHQSASFVFTHFVNNTGWGSGVYVVLVGLLMAQYTFTGYDASAHMTEETHDASTAGPKGIVQSIWTSWVAGFVLLLGFTFAIQSYDKELGSATGAPPAQILLDALGATAGKLLLLVVIGAQLFCGMASVTANSRMIYAFSRDGALPFSRVWHTVSPRTRTPVAAVWLAALGALVLGLPYLINVTAYAAVTSIAVIGLYIAYVIPTLLRLRKGEAFERGPWHLGRWSRAIGVVSVAWVAVITVLFMLPQVSPVTWETFNYAPVAVLVVLGSAAAWWTASARHWFLNPDHARTRAREAARKGAPEPVDP is encoded by the coding sequence ATGACAAACGACGTCAAGGCGAGTGGGCCGTCGGACGAAGAGCGGCTTGCCCAGCTCGGCTACACGCAGGTTCTCGCCCGCCGCATGTCGGCGTTCTCCAACTACGCGGTCTCCTTCACGATCATCTCGGTGCTCTCGGGCTGTCTGACGCTGTATCTGTTCGGGATGAACACCGGCGGTCCCGCCGTGATCACCTGGGGCTGGGTCGCCGTCGGACTGATGACGCTGTTCGTCGGTCTGGCCATGGCCGAGATCTGTTCGGCCTATCCGACCTCCGCCGGGCTGTACTTCTGGGCGCACCGCCTGGCCCCCGAGCGTTCCGCGGCGGCCTGGGCGTGGTTCACGGGGTGGTTCAACGTCCTCGGGCAGGTCGCCGTGACCGCGGGCATCGACTTCGGCGCCGCGTCCTTCCTGGGCGCCTACCTGAACCTGCAGTTCGATTTCGAGGTCACCCCGGGCCGGACGATCCTGCTCTTCGCGGGCATCCTGGTCCTGCACGGGCTGCTCAACACCTTCGGGGTGCGGATCGTCGCCCTGCTGAACGACATCAGTGTGTGGTGGCACGTCCTGGGCGTCGGGGTGATCGTGGGCGCCCTCGCCTTCGTGCCGGACCACCACCAGTCCGCGTCCTTCGTCTTCACGCACTTCGTGAACAACACCGGCTGGGGCAGCGGTGTGTACGTCGTCCTCGTCGGGCTGCTGATGGCGCAGTACACGTTCACCGGATACGACGCCTCCGCCCACATGACGGAGGAGACGCACGACGCGTCGACGGCCGGTCCCAAGGGCATCGTGCAGTCCATCTGGACGTCGTGGGTGGCCGGTTTCGTCCTCCTGCTCGGCTTCACCTTCGCCATCCAGTCGTACGACAAGGAGCTGGGCTCGGCGACCGGCGCGCCGCCGGCCCAGATCCTGCTGGACGCGCTGGGGGCCACCGCGGGCAAGCTCCTGCTGCTGGTCGTGATCGGCGCGCAGCTGTTCTGCGGAATGGCGTCCGTGACCGCCAACAGCCGCATGATCTACGCCTTTTCGCGTGACGGGGCACTGCCGTTCTCCCGGGTCTGGCACACCGTGAGCCCGCGCACGCGCACCCCGGTCGCGGCGGTGTGGCTGGCGGCGCTGGGGGCGCTGGTGCTGGGGCTGCCCTACCTCATCAACGTGACCGCGTACGCGGCCGTGACGTCGATCGCCGTGATCGGGCTGTACATCGCCTACGTCATCCCGACGCTGCTGCGGCTGCGCAAGGGGGAGGCGTTCGAACGGGGGCCGTGGCATCTGGGCCGGTGGTCGCGGGCGATCGGCGTGGTCTCGGTCGCCTGGGTGGCCGTCATCACCGTGCTGTTCATGCTGCCGCAGGTCTCCCCGGTCACCTGGGAGACGTTCAACTACGCCCCGGTCGCCGTCCTCGTGGTCCTGGGGTCCGCCGCGGCCTGGTGGACGGCCTCGGCGCGCCACTGGTTCCTCAACCCCGACCACGCCCGTACCCGCGCCCGTGAGGCGGCGCGCAAGGGCGCGCCGGAGCCGGTCGATCCGTAG
- a CDS encoding GTP cyclohydrolase II — MRDFPTATVRTRVAVPLRFGDGYSVDAELVTFHGLADGREHLAVVLGEVGQDPLVRLHSECLTGDVFGSARCDCGPQLREAVERIAERGGVLLYLRQEGRGIGLYNKLDAYALQDQGLDTYAANAALGLPEDDRDYTAAAQMLRALGVGSLDLLSNNPDKAEQLRDLGIEVSHRVPTGVFTTAHNVRYLRAKVLQTQHTLPLPELTAG, encoded by the coding sequence ATGCGCGACTTCCCCACCGCCACGGTGCGCACCCGCGTCGCCGTGCCCCTGCGTTTCGGCGACGGCTACTCGGTCGACGCGGAGCTGGTCACCTTCCACGGTCTGGCCGACGGCCGGGAACACCTCGCCGTCGTACTCGGCGAAGTGGGCCAGGACCCGCTGGTGCGGCTGCACTCCGAATGCCTGACCGGTGACGTCTTCGGCTCGGCCCGCTGCGACTGCGGCCCCCAGCTGCGCGAGGCGGTGGAACGGATCGCGGAACGGGGCGGTGTGCTCCTGTACCTGCGTCAGGAGGGCCGCGGCATCGGCCTCTACAACAAGCTCGACGCATACGCCCTCCAGGACCAGGGCCTCGACACCTACGCCGCCAACGCCGCCCTGGGCCTCCCCGAGGACGACCGCGACTACACGGCGGCCGCCCAGATGCTGCGGGCCCTCGGCGTCGGTTCCCTGGACCTGCTCTCCAACAACCCCGACAAGGCCGAGCAGCTCCGCGACCTCGGCATCGAGGTCTCCCACCGCGTGCCGACGGGCGTCTTCACCACGGCCCACAACGTGCGCTACCTCCGCGCGAAGGTCCTGCAGACCCAGCACACGCTCCCGCTGCCGGAGCTCACGGCGGGCTGA